A region of Acidisarcina sp. DNA encodes the following proteins:
- a CDS encoding flagellar motor protein MotB gives MRRRRAKAHVSHDRWLVSYADFITLLFAFFVVLYAASKADTKKQVQFALAIDSAFRSLGLFAGDKAAQNRLNAMAQAQETPANIEIENELLIPPQVRQDFQKIQKNLEGLLSAQIAQHTVSIHIGHDGLVISLREAGFYDSGSAVPHSNTVPILNRIADVLRSTPYDLRIEGHTDNVPIHTDQFESNWELSAVRATRLARIFVVDHNFAPERLSAAGYAEFHPVASNASAEGRGQNRRVDVIVLPRSSMRPTLERNAASILAGPVSSPGVPPATQPPTALR, from the coding sequence ATGAGGCGTCGTCGCGCGAAAGCGCATGTCAGTCATGATCGCTGGCTGGTGTCCTATGCGGACTTCATTACCTTGCTTTTTGCATTCTTCGTCGTGCTGTACGCGGCGTCGAAGGCTGACACCAAAAAGCAAGTGCAATTCGCGTTGGCGATTGACTCTGCATTTCGTTCCCTTGGGCTCTTCGCCGGCGATAAAGCGGCCCAAAACAGGTTGAATGCCATGGCCCAGGCACAGGAAACGCCAGCCAATATCGAAATTGAAAATGAGCTGCTCATTCCGCCGCAGGTGCGGCAGGACTTCCAGAAAATACAGAAGAACCTGGAAGGGCTCCTGTCGGCGCAGATCGCCCAGCACACCGTTTCGATTCATATCGGGCATGATGGACTGGTCATCTCTCTGCGGGAAGCGGGCTTCTATGATAGCGGCTCTGCCGTTCCGCACAGCAACACGGTCCCCATCCTCAACCGCATTGCCGATGTCCTGCGCAGCACTCCTTATGACCTGCGCATTGAGGGGCACACGGACAACGTGCCCATCCATACCGACCAGTTCGAATCGAACTGGGAGCTCTCCGCCGTAAGAGCCACGCGGCTTGCGCGCATCTTCGTCGTGGATCACAACTTCGCTCCCGAGCGGCTCTCCGCAGCCGGGTATGCGGAGTTCCATCCCGTAGCATCGAACGCCAGCGCCGAAGGCCGAGGGCAGAACCGCCGCGTGGACGTCATCGTTCTGCCTCGCTCCAGCATGCGCCCCACGCTCGAAAGGAACGCAGCCTCCATCCTCGCGGGCCCGGTAAGCTCGCCAGGAGTACCGCCGGCTACGCAACCCCCAACAGCTTTACGATGA
- a CDS encoding secondary thiamine-phosphate synthase enzyme YjbQ: protein MKAYTEYLSFETKKRREMVHITPRIEEIVRRSGIRDGLCLVAPMHITAAIYVNDNESGLIEDIGKWLEDLAPARPEYKHHQTGEDNGDAHLKALLLHPETTLPVTDGRLDLGTWQRVFYAEFDGQRKKRVIVKLLGVA, encoded by the coding sequence ATGAAGGCATATACGGAATACCTTTCGTTTGAGACGAAGAAGCGGCGTGAGATGGTACACATCACGCCAAGGATTGAAGAAATTGTGCGTCGGAGCGGCATTCGGGATGGGCTGTGTCTCGTCGCTCCCATGCACATTACCGCGGCGATTTATGTGAACGATAACGAGAGCGGCTTGATTGAAGATATCGGGAAGTGGCTGGAGGATCTGGCTCCCGCCCGCCCGGAGTACAAGCATCACCAGACCGGGGAAGACAATGGCGATGCGCACCTGAAGGCTCTGCTGCTGCACCCCGAGACAACCCTGCCGGTCACCGATGGCCGCCTGGATCTGGGAACCTGGCAGCGGGTCTTTTATGCGGAATTCGATGGCCAGCGGAAGAAGCGCGTCATCGTAAAGCTGTTGGGGGTTGCGTAG